From a single Peromyscus maniculatus bairdii isolate BWxNUB_F1_BW_parent chromosome 4, HU_Pman_BW_mat_3.1, whole genome shotgun sequence genomic region:
- the Rbm43 gene encoding RNA-binding protein 43 isoform X1 encodes MFWSSCHACASALKIRDPTVSERTIVVSGLPVSLSKDQLVKRYFRDEGGHVEEVIYPSRTKGLAYVIFKEKKVAQNVIRQKKRSLASKPQLTVSPFSEKVFNYVMAILDLSIFRTQIVLESLVTDLKKKIPALNFSPLGPSGKISVQGSFLAIMKLKQALIAKAISASESNRKEDAGKRRNHSRQNPGGVLQGRETSAAALGTSVPESARSQATLVLDTDVFLYLKHKCELYELTLNKYRILCQESVDGDVTTICLQDAHGGSRPSGIRHVKELIEEWAQGLHLELRKETLVLEGRGEREKRKIKQACEQLRYRYLGVLVNPHHTHIDIIGPSSDTFLFKTELMKSAG; translated from the exons ATGTTTTGGAGCAGTTGCCATGCATGC GCTTCAGCATTGAAGATCAGAGACCCCACAGTTTCTGAGAGAACGATTGTAGTCTCTGGTCTTCCAGTTAGCCTTTCCAAAGACCAGCTAGTGAAGCGTTACTTCCGAGATGAGGGTGGACACGTGGAAGAGGTGATATATCCATCAAGAACCAAAGGACTTGCATATGTcatattcaaagaaaagaaag TTGCACAGAATGTCATCAGACAAAAGAAACGCTCCCTGGCCTCAAAGCCTCAGCTCACCGTCTCTCCGTTCAGTGAAAAG GTCTTCAActatgtgatggctattcttgatcTGTCTATTTTTCGGACTCAAATCGTACTAGAAAGCTTGGTAACGGAcctgaaaaagaaaatcccagcTTTAAACTTCAGCCCATTGGGACCCAGTGGGAAAATCTCCGTGCAAGGTTCATTTCTGGCTATCATGAAGCTCAAACAGGCTTTGATAGCAAAAGCCATCTCCGCttcagaaagcaacaggaaggaGGATGCCGGCAAGAGGAGAAATCACAGTAGACAGAACCCTGGAGGCGTCCTACAGGGCAGGGAGACCTCTGCAGCGGCACTTGGGACCTCTGTACCTGAGTCTGCCAGAAGCCAAGCGACGCTTGTGCTTGATACAGATGTTTTCCTTTACCTGAAACACAAGTGTGAGTTGTATGAACTAACACTGAACAAATACCGGATCCTGTGTCAGGAGAGCGTGGATGGTGACGTCACCACCATTTGTCTGCAAGATGCTCACGGTGGGTCTCGCCCTAGCGGCATCAGACACGTGAAGGAGCTCATTGAGGAGTGGGCCCAGGGGCTCCACCTTGAGCTCAGAAAAGAGACACTGGTtttggaaggaaggggagagagagagaaaagaaagattaaGCAGGCTTGTGAACAGCTGCGTTACAGATATCTTGGAGTTTTGGTTAATCCTCACCACACACATATCGACATTATAGGACCTTCATCCGACACGTTCCTGTTTAAGACAGAGCTCATGAAATCCGCAGGGTAA
- the Rbm43 gene encoding RNA-binding protein 43 isoform X2, which translates to MASALKIRDPTVSERTIVVSGLPVSLSKDQLVKRYFRDEGGHVEEVIYPSRTKGLAYVIFKEKKVAQNVIRQKKRSLASKPQLTVSPFSEKVFNYVMAILDLSIFRTQIVLESLVTDLKKKIPALNFSPLGPSGKISVQGSFLAIMKLKQALIAKAISASESNRKEDAGKRRNHSRQNPGGVLQGRETSAAALGTSVPESARSQATLVLDTDVFLYLKHKCELYELTLNKYRILCQESVDGDVTTICLQDAHGGSRPSGIRHVKELIEEWAQGLHLELRKETLVLEGRGEREKRKIKQACEQLRYRYLGVLVNPHHTHIDIIGPSSDTFLFKTELMKSAG; encoded by the exons ATG GCTTCAGCATTGAAGATCAGAGACCCCACAGTTTCTGAGAGAACGATTGTAGTCTCTGGTCTTCCAGTTAGCCTTTCCAAAGACCAGCTAGTGAAGCGTTACTTCCGAGATGAGGGTGGACACGTGGAAGAGGTGATATATCCATCAAGAACCAAAGGACTTGCATATGTcatattcaaagaaaagaaag TTGCACAGAATGTCATCAGACAAAAGAAACGCTCCCTGGCCTCAAAGCCTCAGCTCACCGTCTCTCCGTTCAGTGAAAAG GTCTTCAActatgtgatggctattcttgatcTGTCTATTTTTCGGACTCAAATCGTACTAGAAAGCTTGGTAACGGAcctgaaaaagaaaatcccagcTTTAAACTTCAGCCCATTGGGACCCAGTGGGAAAATCTCCGTGCAAGGTTCATTTCTGGCTATCATGAAGCTCAAACAGGCTTTGATAGCAAAAGCCATCTCCGCttcagaaagcaacaggaaggaGGATGCCGGCAAGAGGAGAAATCACAGTAGACAGAACCCTGGAGGCGTCCTACAGGGCAGGGAGACCTCTGCAGCGGCACTTGGGACCTCTGTACCTGAGTCTGCCAGAAGCCAAGCGACGCTTGTGCTTGATACAGATGTTTTCCTTTACCTGAAACACAAGTGTGAGTTGTATGAACTAACACTGAACAAATACCGGATCCTGTGTCAGGAGAGCGTGGATGGTGACGTCACCACCATTTGTCTGCAAGATGCTCACGGTGGGTCTCGCCCTAGCGGCATCAGACACGTGAAGGAGCTCATTGAGGAGTGGGCCCAGGGGCTCCACCTTGAGCTCAGAAAAGAGACACTGGTtttggaaggaaggggagagagagagaaaagaaagattaaGCAGGCTTGTGAACAGCTGCGTTACAGATATCTTGGAGTTTTGGTTAATCCTCACCACACACATATCGACATTATAGGACCTTCATCCGACACGTTCCTGTTTAAGACAGAGCTCATGAAATCCGCAGGGTAA